Proteins found in one Agaribacterium sp. ZY112 genomic segment:
- a CDS encoding transposase produces the protein MGKTHKRNYIQYTREFKAALVRLASHQSIQAVDIAEALDIHPVLIYRWRKEVNDGRWREAPVTKSNKPVGPTKNDLQKKEAELKKAQTRIKKLEKQLKEREEDIDILKKAERFFEKHRK, from the coding sequence ATGGGGAAAACTCATAAAAGAAACTACATTCAGTACACCAGAGAGTTCAAGGCAGCCTTAGTTAGGTTGGCCAGCCATCAGAGCATCCAGGCAGTCGATATTGCCGAGGCATTGGATATCCATCCTGTGTTGATTTATCGTTGGCGAAAAGAAGTTAACGATGGACGATGGCGAGAAGCTCCAGTGACAAAATCAAATAAGCCGGTAGGCCCAACCAAGAACGACCTTCAGAAGAAAGAAGCTGAATTAAAGAAAGCTCAAACCCGCATTAAGAAACTTGAGAAACAGCTTAAAGAACGCGAAGAGGATATCGACATTCTAAAAAAGGCGGAAAGGTTCTTCGAGAAGCACCGAAAGTAA
- a CDS encoding DEAD/DEAH box helicase, translated as MPPSCKTEHAIETLYQAYLRLDEYEQWLLKLLAVIYHPIGLSKLGKVLTSLGREIQLPSGKRIKALSSTNKNELVEKGFLEHNKSGLRLQPLLSNKLTQLCIEDNNYLRFIKHIEAVLPMRTAYEWQRPKDAERCFIRDIYFCEGPRQLEQIMGFDKNPQIIDLEKNQVLVELFFYPFKLDNFLALPEGIQYHSFATWFSLNCQQGHSNEYLQALLEQVCPLCPNNSNLQFLLAELYLFALRFDDAQQVINKHDKSCYSLQLQASAQLLQGEFKVSESLFKQALTAKNKFSRRKRQFIGGRLGLFYKLCLFVLASDSSHYYTELDEQIDAELRSKNTEPKFRQILDRLQYLYLTLADGQNYSYSNDLADELLDETPYFFKLKTLIHGLGLTWTGSKPNTALKKQFKQSIAFFSGTGLIVFSELAEQLLDAHKKTKNSRSSEPNASKSINVTSSMAYFPSLVTVKEEWDLALEKLIALKAQGPNKAKPIQENTKASRLIWEMWPEYGDVHFKAREQKQTKTGWSKGRPVALKRLAKEHESIGFLSETDKAMCAAITIQQSWDYYRSLDYQLSGIEALIAAKDLDNLYLEHNLEQCIELIQQEPELLISEQKDVLLLSISDLPPYFQDEENFSLRQLSDSRYSFIIFNESHIKVADIIGEGGLVIPKSAKAKVLESVSAIAPLLNIQSDLSELDTGLESINSIDQLVINIQPTGQGLQFTCMIMPFGDEGPAYKPMTGNTKLTAEVNGKRVATERDLLKEQVLLDLLDEHCPAFLSMHDNVLSVDDTQTSLEVLEQLETLITSDKPPLALSLRWPKGKKLTLGKSLRSEHLSLAVHKKNEWFELSGELTVDEGEVINLRSLLELVSSSGGRFIELDQGKILNLSNDLRQRLDNINQVCDKGKFHPLASVHVAEASSGMRMKTNHAWEDQAQLMHEANKITPTVPPTLQAELRDYQLQGFDWMSRLAHWKAGACLADDMGLGKTLQALALLLSRAADGPGLVIAPTSVCLNWQQEATKFAPTLNIRHFADYSTSEQRQQLLTELAAFDCVVISYGLLQRESKLLSQVEWHTIVADEAQALKNPLAKRSQAAFALRGRFKIITTGTPIENNLTELWSLFRFITPGLLGSLKGFGTRYAQPIENAKENKHAARLANLALKALIQPFILRRLKTQVLTELPPRTEINMPIELSDTEQAFYEALRQNAVENISKLSTSTNQGEQQIQMLAELVKLRQACCHPALVAPEVNLPSSKLTALISLLDELQQNHHKALIFSQFVGHLALIKEQLEQRGISYQYLDGSTPQKTRQNRVNAFQRGEGEVFLISLKAGGSGLNLTAADYVIHMDPWWNPAVEDQASDRAHRMGQKRPVTIYRLIAKNTIEQRIVELHQRKRDLADKLLSGNEQAAKLSVDDVLNILKESF; from the coding sequence ATGCCCCCTTCTTGTAAAACAGAACACGCCATTGAAACACTTTATCAAGCTTATCTCAGGCTTGACGAATACGAGCAGTGGCTACTCAAGCTGCTCGCGGTGATCTACCACCCTATCGGCTTAAGCAAGCTTGGCAAAGTGCTGACAAGCCTTGGTAGAGAAATACAGCTACCATCGGGTAAACGAATAAAAGCGTTGAGCAGCACCAACAAAAATGAATTAGTTGAAAAAGGCTTTCTAGAACACAATAAATCAGGCTTACGCCTTCAGCCTCTGCTTTCAAACAAGCTAACCCAACTGTGTATAGAAGATAACAACTACCTGCGTTTTATCAAGCATATTGAAGCTGTGCTACCTATGCGTACTGCCTACGAATGGCAAAGACCAAAAGACGCAGAGCGCTGTTTTATTCGTGACATCTATTTCTGTGAAGGCCCAAGGCAGCTTGAGCAGATAATGGGCTTTGATAAGAACCCACAAATTATAGATCTAGAAAAAAACCAAGTGTTGGTCGAACTGTTTTTTTACCCCTTTAAACTCGACAACTTTCTAGCCCTACCAGAAGGCATTCAGTACCACAGCTTTGCAACTTGGTTTAGCTTAAATTGCCAGCAAGGCCACAGCAACGAGTATTTACAGGCATTACTCGAGCAAGTGTGCCCCCTCTGCCCCAATAACAGTAATTTACAGTTTCTGCTCGCCGAGCTGTACTTATTTGCCCTTCGTTTTGACGATGCCCAGCAAGTTATTAACAAGCATGATAAATCGTGCTACAGCTTACAACTACAAGCTTCAGCCCAATTATTACAAGGTGAGTTTAAAGTATCTGAATCCTTATTCAAGCAAGCTCTAACAGCAAAAAACAAATTTTCACGTAGGAAAAGGCAATTTATTGGTGGGCGTCTAGGTCTATTTTATAAACTGTGTTTATTTGTTTTAGCTTCTGATTCTAGCCACTACTACACAGAACTTGACGAACAAATTGATGCAGAACTTCGCAGCAAAAATACCGAACCGAAGTTTCGTCAGATACTTGACCGCTTGCAATACCTTTATTTGACGCTAGCTGATGGACAAAACTACAGCTACTCTAATGACTTGGCCGATGAACTCCTAGATGAAACCCCTTACTTCTTCAAATTAAAAACTCTGATTCACGGCCTCGGTTTAACGTGGACAGGCTCAAAGCCAAACACAGCATTAAAGAAACAGTTTAAACAAAGCATAGCGTTTTTCTCAGGCACCGGCCTTATTGTATTTTCCGAGCTGGCTGAGCAGCTCCTCGACGCTCATAAAAAGACTAAAAACAGTCGATCCAGTGAGCCCAATGCTTCAAAGAGCATAAACGTAACTTCTAGCATGGCTTATTTCCCTAGTTTAGTAACCGTCAAGGAAGAATGGGACCTAGCTCTTGAAAAACTCATTGCACTTAAAGCCCAAGGCCCAAATAAAGCAAAGCCAATACAAGAAAACACAAAAGCAAGCAGGCTTATATGGGAAATGTGGCCGGAGTATGGTGATGTACACTTCAAGGCTCGCGAGCAAAAACAAACTAAAACGGGCTGGAGTAAAGGCCGGCCGGTGGCCTTAAAGCGCCTAGCTAAAGAGCATGAATCCATTGGTTTTTTGTCTGAGACAGACAAAGCTATGTGTGCTGCAATTACCATACAACAGAGCTGGGATTATTATCGCTCATTAGATTATCAGCTAAGTGGTATTGAGGCGCTAATCGCAGCTAAAGATCTCGATAATTTATATTTAGAGCATAATTTAGAGCAATGCATCGAACTTATTCAACAAGAACCAGAGCTGCTTATTAGTGAACAAAAAGACGTACTTTTATTAAGTATTTCCGACCTGCCCCCATATTTTCAGGACGAAGAAAACTTCAGCCTGAGGCAGCTATCCGATAGTCGCTATAGCTTTATCATATTCAACGAATCACACATTAAAGTAGCTGATATTATTGGCGAAGGCGGTTTAGTTATTCCTAAATCCGCCAAAGCTAAGGTTCTCGAAAGTGTTTCTGCTATTGCACCACTGCTAAATATTCAATCTGATCTCAGTGAACTCGATACAGGGTTAGAAAGCATAAACAGCATCGATCAACTGGTCATTAATATTCAACCTACTGGACAAGGCTTGCAATTTACTTGCATGATCATGCCCTTTGGCGACGAAGGCCCTGCTTACAAACCTATGACAGGTAACACCAAACTCACGGCTGAAGTTAATGGAAAACGTGTCGCTACCGAACGAGATTTACTTAAAGAACAAGTATTACTAGATCTTCTCGATGAACATTGCCCCGCATTTTTATCCATGCACGACAATGTATTAAGTGTGGATGATACTCAAACGTCACTTGAAGTCCTAGAGCAATTAGAAACACTAATCACAAGTGATAAACCGCCACTAGCACTGAGTTTACGCTGGCCCAAAGGCAAAAAATTAACGCTGGGAAAAAGCCTTCGATCAGAACATTTAAGCTTAGCCGTACACAAAAAAAACGAGTGGTTTGAGTTGTCGGGAGAACTCACTGTTGATGAAGGCGAAGTTATTAATCTTCGCAGTTTACTTGAACTTGTCAGCAGCTCTGGTGGACGCTTTATAGAACTAGACCAAGGAAAAATATTAAACCTGTCTAATGACCTTAGGCAACGCTTAGATAACATTAATCAAGTCTGCGATAAAGGTAAATTTCACCCACTGGCCAGTGTGCACGTTGCCGAAGCAAGCAGTGGCATGCGAATGAAAACAAATCACGCGTGGGAAGACCAAGCGCAGCTCATGCACGAGGCCAATAAAATAACACCCACCGTACCCCCTACCCTGCAAGCGGAACTACGTGATTATCAGCTACAAGGTTTTGACTGGATGTCTCGTTTGGCGCATTGGAAAGCGGGCGCCTGCTTAGCTGATGATATGGGCCTAGGTAAAACCTTGCAGGCCTTAGCGCTGCTTTTATCCCGCGCTGCCGACGGCCCAGGTTTGGTTATCGCTCCTACATCGGTGTGTTTAAATTGGCAACAAGAAGCCACCAAATTTGCGCCTACCTTAAACATACGTCACTTTGCCGATTACAGCACAAGCGAACAACGGCAGCAGCTATTAACAGAGTTGGCTGCTTTTGACTGCGTGGTTATCAGTTATGGTTTATTGCAACGAGAGAGCAAGCTACTAAGCCAAGTAGAATGGCACACTATTGTTGCCGATGAAGCTCAAGCACTTAAAAACCCACTCGCTAAACGCAGCCAGGCTGCATTCGCTTTAAGGGGCAGGTTTAAAATTATCACCACAGGTACACCAATAGAAAATAATTTAACGGAGTTGTGGAGCCTATTTCGCTTTATTACACCAGGCCTACTTGGCAGCCTTAAAGGTTTTGGCACACGCTATGCCCAACCAATCGAAAACGCAAAAGAAAATAAACATGCAGCGCGCTTAGCAAACTTAGCTTTAAAAGCATTGATTCAGCCTTTTATCTTGCGCCGTCTAAAAACTCAAGTGCTCACAGAGTTACCCCCGCGCACTGAAATTAATATGCCCATAGAGCTCAGTGATACAGAGCAGGCATTTTATGAAGCACTTCGACAAAATGCAGTTGAGAACATCAGTAAATTAAGCACAAGCACCAACCAAGGTGAACAGCAGATTCAGATGCTTGCCGAGCTGGTTAAGTTACGCCAAGCATGTTGCCACCCCGCCCTCGTGGCGCCAGAGGTAAACTTACCAAGTTCAAAACTCACAGCCCTTATTTCACTACTAGATGAGTTACAGCAAAACCATCACAAAGCGCTGATCTTTAGTCAGTTTGTTGGCCACTTAGCGTTAATCAAAGAACAACTTGAACAGCGAGGCATTAGCTATCAATACTTAGACGGCTCAACCCCACAAAAAACCCGTCAAAACCGAGTTAACGCATTTCAACGCGGCGAAGGTGAGGTATTTTTAATCAGCTTAAAAGCCGGTGGCTCAGGCCTAAATTTAACTGCCGCAGACTACGTTATACACATGGATCCGTGGTGGAACCCAGCAGTAGAGGATCAAGCCTCAGATCGCGCCCATCGCATGGGCCAAAAACGTCCAGTAACCATCTACCGGCTTATTGCCAAAAACACCATCGAACAGCGTATTGTTGAGCTACACCAGCGCAAGCGAGATTTGGCCGACAAACTGCTTTCTGGTAATGAACAAGCCGCTAAATTATCGGTCGATGATGTACTAAATATACTGAAGGAGAGTTTTTAG
- a CDS encoding LysR family transcriptional regulator, with protein sequence MNAQPMEWNDLQFVLAVCREGTLSGAARTLGVNHSTVFRRISAIENKLGVRLFERLASGYVMTDVGEAMLMSGERIENEVLGLSRKIIGRDLQLSGALRVAVPDALLVKVIMPHLAVFSQLYPKIQLELIISNNFLNLTRREADIAIRATQTPPETVVGRRICTMASTIYGSIEYLTHQIDNSVEAHTWLMPDESLEQLPITKWLSRKYPKAVIGLRCNTLLGLYEAATQNIGITALPCFLGDSDNRLKRIFPPVEELSTELWLLTHPDLRRTARVRVLMDFIEEVLGKEKRLVQGHLPV encoded by the coding sequence ATGAACGCACAACCCATGGAATGGAATGACTTACAATTTGTGTTGGCTGTTTGCCGTGAAGGCACGCTGTCTGGGGCTGCCCGCACATTAGGAGTCAATCATTCAACGGTTTTTCGCCGCATCAGCGCGATTGAGAACAAGCTCGGTGTTCGATTATTTGAACGACTTGCTTCAGGTTATGTGATGACTGATGTTGGTGAGGCAATGCTTATGTCGGGGGAGCGCATAGAAAACGAGGTGCTAGGGCTATCGCGTAAGATTATTGGCCGTGATTTACAACTAAGTGGCGCTTTGCGTGTCGCAGTTCCTGACGCATTGCTAGTAAAAGTAATAATGCCGCATCTAGCTGTTTTTTCTCAGCTGTACCCGAAAATACAACTTGAACTCATTATTTCAAATAATTTTCTGAATCTAACCAGAAGAGAGGCAGATATTGCGATTCGGGCAACTCAAACTCCCCCGGAAACAGTTGTGGGTCGTCGTATTTGCACTATGGCATCCACTATTTATGGTTCAATTGAGTATCTTACACATCAAATCGATAATTCTGTGGAGGCTCATACTTGGTTGATGCCCGATGAAAGTCTAGAGCAATTACCAATCACTAAATGGCTAAGCAGGAAATATCCAAAAGCGGTAATAGGACTTCGTTGTAACACGCTACTCGGGCTGTATGAGGCGGCCACTCAAAATATTGGTATTACTGCACTTCCATGTTTTCTTGGTGACTCGGATAATAGGCTCAAACGTATATTTCCTCCTGTTGAAGAATTGTCTACTGAATTATGGTTGCTGACGCACCCTGATTTACGGCGTACAGCTCGTGTCCGGGTATTAATGGACTTTATAGAGGAAGTACTAGGTAAAGAAAAACGTTTAGTTCAAGGTCACTTGCCTGTGTAG
- a CDS encoding IS3 family transposase has product MFQYIAENLHKFKINRLCNLMGVSRSGFYAWLDRPASNKALYDEELKRAIKELHQGYKRCYGARRIYHSLKKIGYSCSIRRVSRLMKELGIKASTRGLYTWSPGLNEFYAATPNRRPGLHPASSFGEQWAGDFTYIKTKTGSLYHAVIIDLFSRRVVGASFSVRRGLALTSSALRNALARHKPEKGCLFHSDQGSEYAAFEYREMLESNGFNRSMSRKGTPLDNAEVESYFHTMKAELAHQVEFENIIDAVAQISEYIAFYNKERIHSSLGYHSPQEYEKLYA; this is encoded by the coding sequence ATCTTTCAATATATCGCGGAGAACCTACATAAATTCAAAATAAACCGCCTCTGTAATCTGATGGGTGTATCAAGAAGCGGGTTTTATGCGTGGCTCGATAGGCCTGCTTCAAATAAAGCCCTCTATGATGAAGAGTTGAAGCGTGCAATTAAAGAGCTTCATCAGGGGTATAAGCGTTGTTACGGGGCGAGGCGTATATACCATTCGCTCAAGAAGATCGGCTATAGCTGCAGTATTCGTCGAGTTTCACGATTGATGAAAGAGCTTGGTATAAAGGCTTCAACAAGAGGTCTGTACACCTGGAGTCCGGGACTTAATGAGTTTTATGCGGCGACACCTAATCGGCGTCCAGGTCTTCATCCTGCGAGCTCATTCGGTGAGCAGTGGGCAGGTGATTTCACTTATATAAAAACAAAGACCGGTAGCCTTTATCATGCGGTAATTATTGATTTATTTAGTCGTCGGGTTGTTGGTGCGTCGTTTTCAGTTCGTCGTGGCTTAGCTTTAACTTCTTCTGCGCTTAGAAATGCACTCGCTAGACATAAGCCTGAGAAGGGCTGTCTATTCCACTCAGACCAAGGCTCTGAATACGCCGCGTTTGAGTATAGGGAGATGCTCGAATCAAATGGGTTTAATCGCAGTATGAGTAGAAAAGGAACTCCGTTGGATAATGCTGAAGTTGAATCCTACTTCCACACGATGAAAGCTGAGCTTGCTCATCAGGTTGAGTTCGAGAATATTATCGATGCAGTGGCTCAAATTTCTGAGTACATCGCTTTCTACAATAAAGAACGAATTCACTCGTCACTGGGCTACCATTCACCGCAAGAGTATGAAAAACTCTATGCTTAA
- a CDS encoding carboxymuconolactone decarboxylase family protein yields MSFLSYSKDFQGIGDIFLRDPVRYLPFVQLLDSVMSRESELSKTQKEMMALYSSRLNGCHYCVRSHSSVLTNLKTEDELVRSLANNSTDLLDDKLRAAFKFANKLTLKPKTISEIDIDAMRSAGWSDQGIEETICVVSTFAFLNRIIDGFGIMGSDDHIQQVGALIAQKGYQPLVNMIQKKASDSLKEA; encoded by the coding sequence ATGTCATTTTTAAGTTATTCCAAAGATTTTCAGGGTATTGGTGATATATTTCTGCGAGACCCCGTACGATATCTCCCATTTGTTCAACTTCTCGATAGTGTAATGTCCAGAGAGTCAGAGCTATCGAAAACGCAAAAGGAAATGATGGCCCTCTATTCTTCTCGCCTAAATGGGTGTCACTACTGTGTGCGCTCACACTCCTCTGTCCTTACAAACCTAAAAACTGAAGATGAACTTGTACGCTCACTGGCAAACAATTCAACTGATCTCCTAGATGACAAATTACGTGCCGCGTTTAAATTTGCAAATAAGCTCACACTAAAACCCAAAACAATTAGCGAGATCGATATAGACGCTATGCGCTCAGCAGGTTGGTCAGATCAAGGAATAGAGGAAACGATCTGTGTCGTTTCTACTTTTGCTTTCCTGAATCGCATTATTGATGGGTTCGGGATTATGGGATCTGACGACCACATTCAACAAGTAGGAGCTTTAATTGCCCAAAAAGGATATCAACCACTGGTTAATATGATTCAGAAAAAAGCGAGCGATTCCTTAAAAGAGGCATAA
- a CDS encoding N-acetyltransferase family protein encodes MKVRIAIEKDIPDILALIRDKAEFDGCLEQLCSGEEDIKNAFFVENPKAKALVVETNGKVIGIATYYDIYSTFIAKPGIWLDDLFVYAGSRQSGAGKALIKALCRIAKEQGCGRIDWIVARDNSSGRQFYESIGAHIFEEVRHSRLDENAIDQLLRA; translated from the coding sequence ATGAAAGTAAGAATAGCAATTGAAAAAGATATCCCTGATATTCTGGCACTAATTCGTGATAAGGCAGAATTTGACGGATGCTTAGAGCAGCTGTGTTCAGGTGAGGAAGATATAAAAAATGCATTTTTTGTGGAGAACCCAAAAGCGAAAGCATTGGTAGTAGAAACGAATGGCAAGGTAATAGGTATTGCCACCTATTATGATATTTATTCAACCTTCATCGCAAAGCCAGGAATCTGGCTAGACGACTTATTTGTTTACGCAGGCTCTCGTCAATCTGGCGCTGGCAAAGCGCTTATCAAGGCGCTTTGCCGGATTGCAAAGGAGCAAGGTTGTGGGCGTATCGATTGGATTGTTGCAAGGGATAATTCTAGTGGTCGCCAGTTCTACGAATCAATCGGTGCTCACATATTCGAAGAAGTCAGGCACTCGAGATTAGACGAAAATGCAATTGATCAACTACTACGAGCATAA